In Corallococcus caeni, the genomic stretch AGCGGGGCTTCGCCTTGCTGGGTTTGAGCATGTTGCGGATCTTGTTCTCCAGGTCCTGGGGCAGGCAGGGCTTGGCGACGAACTCGTCCGCGCCCACGGAGAGGGCGTGCTCGGCGTTGCCGGCGAGCACGTGGCCGGTGAGGGCCATCACGGGGATGTCGCGCGTGCGGGTGTCCTGCTTGATGCGCCGCGTCGCCTCCCAGCCATCCATGACGGGGAGGGACAGGTCCATGAGGATGATGTCCGGATCCCCCTCCTGGGCCTTCTCCACGGCCTCCAGGCCGTTCTTGGCGGTGTCCACCTCAAACCCGCAGAACTCCAGGTATTCGGCGTACATTTCGCGGGCGTCGTCGAAGTCGTCGACGACGAGGACGCGCTGCTTGGCGTTCACGGGAGCGGGCCCACCGCTCGCGGTTGGCTCACCCTCTGGAGATGTCAGGACCGCGTTCTTCATGGAGCAGAGGCCTCGCATGCAGGGGAGGGGCGGGACGAATCTAAACACGTCCACGAAAAAGCGCCCGTTCTCGCAAGATTTCCCTGGACGGAT encodes the following:
- a CDS encoding response regulator, translating into MKNAVLTSPEGEPTASGGPAPVNAKQRVLVVDDFDDAREMYAEYLEFCGFEVDTAKNGLEAVEKAQEGDPDIILMDLSLPVMDGWEATRRIKQDTRTRDIPVMALTGHVLAGNAEHALSVGADEFVAKPCLPQDLENKIRNMLKPSKAKPRSGQE